In Mycetocola zhujimingii, one DNA window encodes the following:
- the rpmH gene encoding 50S ribosomal protein L34: protein MSKRTFQPNNRRRAKVHGFRLRMRTRAGRAILGARRRKGRTELSA, encoded by the coding sequence ATGAGCAAGAGAACTTTCCAGCCGAACAACCGTCGTCGCGCCAAGGTGCACGGTTTCCGTCTGCGCATGCGTACCCGCGCCGGCCGCGCCATTCTCGGCGCTCGTCGCCGCAAGGGCCGTACCGAACTCTCCGCCTAG